A stretch of Dasypus novemcinctus isolate mDasNov1 chromosome 14, mDasNov1.1.hap2, whole genome shotgun sequence DNA encodes these proteins:
- the LOC101414223 gene encoding zinc finger protein 596-like: MLPLELVNLKDIVIDFTQEEWALLGISQRKLFRDVMLENISHLVSVGHQVCKSDVLSHFAQGEKLWRDRNGFFQNQNSGMESGLKKPEMLSMQRICSKDTSMFMPLYDGTHINKKSYECGLCGKAFTHRSNLRQHEQTHNAERPYECQLCGKAFTQHSNLRQHEQTHSAERPYECQFCGKAFTRSFTLTQHERTHTGEKPYECHQCRKSFTTSSGLRKHEKSHTGEKPYECHLCGKAFTCNFYLKHHESTHNGEKAYECHQCGKSFIHFSSLRYHERVHHTGEKPHECPSCGKSFTHYSSLRYHERSHTGEKPYECFSCGKSFTHSSPLRKHEKTHTRKKTYDCHLCGEAFTRRSARRQHERTHTGEKPYECQSCGKSFNHYSSLRYHERTHTGEKPYKCHLCGKGFSHSSTLKGHMRTHT, encoded by the exons GAGTTAGTGAACTTGAAAGATATAGTTAtagacttcacccaggaagagtgggcCCTGCTGGGAATATCCCAGAGAAAGTTGTTCAGAGATGTGATGCTCGAGAATATTAGTCATCTGGTCTCAGTGG GACATCAGGTCTGTAAATCAGATGTACTTTCCCACTTTGCACAAGGAGAGAAACTATGGAGAGACAGAAATGGATTTTTTCAAAACCAGAATTCAG GTATGGAAAGTGGTCTTAAAAAGCCAGAAATGTTATCCATGCAGCGCATCTGCAGTAAAGACACATCTATGTTCATGCCATTG TACGATGGAACTCACATCAACAAGAAATCATATGAATGTGGcttatgtgggaaagcctttactCACCGTTCGAACCTGAGACAACATGAGCAAACTCACAATGCAGAGAGACCCTATGAATGCCAactctgtgggaaagcctttactCAACATTCGAACCTGAGACAACATGAGCAAACTCACAGTGCAGAGAGACCCTATGAATGTCAattctgtgggaaagcctttactCGAAGTTTTACCCTGacacaacatgagagaactcatacaggagagaaaccctatgaatgtcatcaaTGTAGGAAATCCTTCACTACTTCTTCTGGCCTGAGAAAACATGAGAaatctcacactggagagaaaccttatgaatgccatctatgtgggaaagccttcacttgTAATTTTTACCTTAAACATCATGAGAGCACTCATAATGGAGAGAAAGCCTATGAATGTCATCAGTGTGGGAAatctttcatccatttttctaGCCTTAGATATCATGAAAGGGTTCatcatactggtgagaaaccccatgaatgtcctTCATGTGGGAAATCCTTCACCCATTATTCTAGTCTTAGATATCATGAGAGgtctcacactggtgagaaaccctatgaatgtttTTCATGTGGGAAATCCTTCACTCATTCTTCTCCCCTGAGAAAACATGAGAAAACTCACACTAGAAAGAAAACTTATGATTGCCATCTATGTGGGGAAGCCTTCACTCGTCGTTCTGCCCgtagacaacatgagagaactcatactggtgagaaaccctatgaatgtcagtCATGTGGGAAATCCTTCAACCATTATTCTAGCTTGCGCTATCATGAGCGgactcacactggggagaaaccttataaatgccatctatgtgggaaaggtTTCAGCCATTCTTCTACTCTTAAAGGACACATGAGGACTCACACTTGA